The Staphylococcus sp. KG4-3 genome has a window encoding:
- a CDS encoding alpha/beta hydrolase encodes MIKKIATLSSVTIAASYLYVKVREKRSYKSFLYELMLKITNTKSSFENVENAQKSLDAVKEETKGLYNGTEYRFKHRVQATTVQQSTVYTINNQSDRQQQVVLYIHGGAWFQNPMKNHFDYIDTLASELNAKIVLPIYPKVPHATYKETFTLLKEIYESIVRELEDPHQIIVMGDSAGGQIALSFAQYIKMQSLPQPSNIILISPVLDATLSNPESAVYEEIDPMLAREGSKFFLELWSGDLSLTDWRVSPMFGDLEGLGHITLIIGTKETLYPDVLKLSNMLNKKNISHDFLPGYNLFHIYPVFPIPERAQVITKLKQIIKKY; translated from the coding sequence ATGATAAAAAAAATAGCTACATTATCAAGTGTGACAATTGCCGCTTCATATCTATACGTAAAAGTAAGAGAAAAACGAAGTTATAAAAGCTTTTTATATGAATTAATGTTAAAAATCACTAATACGAAAAGTTCATTTGAAAATGTTGAAAATGCGCAAAAAAGTTTAGATGCTGTGAAAGAAGAAACAAAGGGTCTATACAATGGTACAGAATATCGTTTTAAACATAGGGTGCAAGCGACAACAGTACAACAGTCTACGGTTTATACAATCAATAATCAATCTGATAGACAACAACAAGTCGTATTATATATACACGGTGGTGCTTGGTTCCAAAATCCAATGAAAAATCACTTTGATTATATCGATACACTTGCAAGTGAATTGAATGCGAAAATCGTCTTACCTATTTATCCAAAAGTGCCACATGCGACTTATAAAGAGACATTTACATTATTAAAAGAAATATATGAAAGTATTGTAAGGGAGTTAGAAGATCCACATCAAATTATAGTGATGGGAGATTCAGCTGGTGGGCAAATCGCGTTATCATTTGCTCAGTATATTAAAATGCAATCATTACCTCAGCCAAGTAATATTATTTTGATTTCTCCTGTACTAGATGCAACATTATCTAATCCAGAGTCAGCAGTTTATGAAGAAATTGATCCGATGTTAGCTAGAGAAGGAAGTAAGTTTTTCTTAGAACTATGGTCTGGAGATTTATCTTTAACAGATTGGCGTGTTTCCCCGATGTTTGGAGATTTAGAAGGGCTGGGGCATATTACGTTAATCATTGGTACAAAGGAAACATTATATCCAGATGTACTTAAACTTTCGAATATGTTGAATAAAAAGAATATAAGTCATGATTTTTTACCAGGGTATAACTTGTTTCATATTTATCCCGTATTTCCAATTCCTGAAAGAGCACAAGTAATAACAAAACTAAAGCAGATTATTAAAAAATATTAG
- a CDS encoding thioredoxin family protein: MQQTLPTIDSFHDFIARHPLAVIHIMRDNCSVCHAVLPQIADIVKDFPNVPLGIVNQSELEEIAGELSIFTVPVDLIYLEGKEMHRQGRFIDMQQFEHQLNLMYQSLDN; the protein is encoded by the coding sequence GTGCAACAGACATTGCCAACGATAGATTCATTTCATGACTTTATAGCTCGACATCCATTGGCTGTAATACACATTATGAGGGACAATTGTAGTGTGTGTCATGCAGTATTGCCACAGATAGCTGATATAGTAAAAGACTTTCCTAACGTACCTTTGGGTATTGTTAATCAAAGCGAGTTAGAAGAGATAGCAGGGGAATTATCTATCTTTACTGTACCAGTAGATTTGATATATCTAGAAGGAAAAGAAATGCATCGCCAGGGTCGTTTCATTGATATGCAACAATTTGAACATCAATTGAACTTAATGTATCAAAGTTTAGATAACTAA
- the pgsC gene encoding poly-gamma-glutamate biosynthesis protein PgsC: protein MIGSELYFSLFVGIVLSLIFAEKFGISPAGLVVPGYLALIFDQPIMLLSVLIISCITYFIVNHGISRIVILYGRRKFAAMILTGMVLKFVFDLIYPVTPFEMVEMSGIGVVIPGIIANTIQKQGVIITLSTCMLLTCITYVILFFYSFIN from the coding sequence ATGATAGGTTCAGAATTATATTTTTCATTATTTGTGGGCATTGTATTAAGTTTAATCTTCGCTGAAAAATTTGGTATTAGTCCAGCTGGATTAGTAGTACCTGGATATTTAGCTTTAATTTTTGATCAACCAATTATGCTATTATCTGTACTCATCATTAGTTGTATTACATACTTTATCGTAAATCATGGTATAAGTCGGATTGTTATATTATATGGCCGAAGGAAATTTGCAGCCATGATCTTGACTGGAATGGTTTTGAAATTTGTTTTTGACTTAATATATCCAGTGACACCATTCGAGATGGTCGAAATGTCGGGCATAGGTGTCGTTATACCAGGCATTATAGCAAACACGATTCAAAAGCAAGGTGTCATTATTACTTTATCAACTTGTATGCTTTTAACATGTATCACTTATGTCATTTTATTCTTTTATAGCTTTATCAACTAG
- the pgsB gene encoding poly-gamma-glutamate synthase PgsB — MLLIIICIGVILWLGIVEKKRHSNRLEKIPIRININGIRGKSTITRLIYSTLREDNYRVIGKTTGTDARMMYWFTPREYPVYRKPQGANIGEQRDIIRKVVKQKANALVNECMAVNPDYQITFQKDLVKANIGVIVNVMEDHMDVLGPTLNEVAEAFTATIPYRGHLVVMKDDYTDFFAKVAKRRKTKLIVVDKEEVPESYLRKFGYIVFPDNVAIAMGVAEALGIDREIALKGMLNAPPDVGAVEVKYFDANQSTNVYVNAFAANEPKSTKAILNKVESYNYPYKKIVIILNCRSDRVDRTRQFAEDFITEVDFDTLICTGKSTQMVTEVMKGQPDKKYLNFEGRDIKEIEQALYQESQNSLIFCVGNIHGPGKQIAQYIEGIK, encoded by the coding sequence TTGCTACTAATCATAATTTGTATCGGGGTTATTCTTTGGTTAGGTATTGTTGAAAAGAAAAGGCATTCTAACAGATTAGAAAAGATTCCTATACGTATCAATATAAATGGTATTAGAGGTAAATCTACTATAACTAGATTGATTTACAGTACTTTACGTGAGGATAACTATCGCGTTATTGGCAAAACAACAGGTACAGATGCGCGTATGATGTATTGGTTTACACCTAGGGAATATCCAGTTTATAGAAAACCACAAGGAGCTAATATTGGAGAACAGCGTGATATTATCAGGAAAGTTGTTAAACAAAAAGCCAACGCTTTAGTTAATGAATGCATGGCTGTGAATCCCGATTATCAAATTACGTTCCAGAAAGATCTTGTAAAAGCTAATATAGGAGTCATCGTCAACGTAATGGAAGATCATATGGATGTTCTTGGACCAACGTTAAATGAAGTGGCGGAGGCTTTTACAGCAACTATTCCTTATAGAGGACATCTTGTTGTTATGAAAGATGATTATACAGACTTTTTTGCTAAAGTAGCAAAAAGGCGTAAGACGAAGCTTATCGTTGTAGATAAGGAAGAAGTGCCAGAATCGTATTTAAGGAAATTTGGTTACATTGTGTTCCCTGACAATGTAGCTATTGCAATGGGTGTTGCAGAAGCACTTGGTATTGATAGAGAAATCGCATTAAAAGGTATGCTGAATGCGCCACCAGATGTTGGAGCCGTTGAGGTTAAATACTTTGATGCTAATCAGTCAACTAATGTTTATGTCAATGCGTTCGCTGCTAATGAACCGAAATCGACTAAGGCAATATTAAATAAGGTAGAAAGTTATAACTATCCATATAAGAAAATAGTTATTATCTTGAATTGTCGTTCTGATAGGGTCGATAGAACACGGCAGTTTGCTGAGGACTTTATTACTGAAGTTGATTTTGACACATTGATTTGTACTGGTAAGAGTACGCAAATGGTTACTGAAGTAATGAAAGGACAACCGGATAAAAAGTATTTGAATTTTGAAGGTAGAGATATAAAAGAAATAGAGCAAGCGTTATACCAAGAGTCTCAAAACTCATTGATATTTTGCGTGGGTAATATCCATGGACCAGGTAAACAAATAGCGCAGTATATAGAAGGGATCAAATAA
- a CDS encoding DMT family transporter — MKTKKRMLGIILAIVGASFWGLGGTVSDYLFRYRHIDVNWYVTTRLLLSGVILMIIFKILNPKHSIFTIFSNFTSTIQMLIFSIFGMLLVQYSYMASIDEGNAAIATLLQYIAPVYIIFWFIIRGKATFKIFDLVTITLTLTGTFLLLTNGSLSRLVVPTSSITWGVVSGIALAFYTIYATKLLVNFSSILVVGWAMLISGILMNFKAPLWQFDISQITFSTLSYLGFGIIGGTAIAFFFFIKSLQYLSAKETTLFGTIEPVMAIVSSAIWLKVTFLPFQLLGIVLIMLLILMISLKKNHTN; from the coding sequence ATGAAAACAAAAAAACGTATGTTAGGTATTATTTTAGCGATTGTAGGTGCATCCTTTTGGGGGCTTGGCGGAACAGTATCAGATTATCTATTTAGGTATAGGCATATCGATGTTAACTGGTATGTTACCACTAGACTACTACTTAGTGGCGTAATACTTATGATCATTTTCAAAATATTAAATCCCAAACATTCCATATTTACTATCTTCTCAAACTTTACAAGTACGATACAGATGTTGATATTCTCTATTTTTGGTATGTTACTCGTACAATACTCATATATGGCTTCTATCGATGAAGGTAATGCAGCAATAGCTACGTTACTGCAATATATTGCTCCTGTTTATATTATTTTCTGGTTTATTATACGTGGCAAAGCAACTTTTAAGATTTTCGATTTAGTAACTATTACGCTGACACTTACTGGTACATTTCTACTCTTAACAAATGGTTCTCTAAGTCGTCTCGTAGTACCAACTTCAAGCATCACTTGGGGAGTGGTTTCTGGTATCGCCCTTGCCTTTTACACTATATATGCAACGAAATTATTAGTTAATTTTTCTTCAATCTTAGTGGTAGGATGGGCGATGTTAATTTCAGGAATATTGATGAATTTCAAAGCACCATTGTGGCAATTTGATATTTCACAAATAACGTTCAGTACACTAAGTTATTTAGGTTTCGGTATTATAGGAGGAACTGCAATTGCTTTCTTTTTCTTTATAAAAAGTTTGCAGTATTTATCAGCAAAGGAAACCACTTTATTTGGCACAATAGAACCTGTAATGGCTATTGTGTCTAGCGCTATTTGGTTAAAAGTAACATTTCTACCATTCCAATTATTAGGTATAGTATTAATTATGTTATTAATCTTAATGATTTCTTTAAAAAAGAATCATACAAATTAA
- a CDS encoding GNAT family N-acetyltransferase encodes MRIERICPNEAEALYDCMRKIDEESQYMLYLPDERNFDKERFIDDIKRNFYIGVKSENNQILGYLSVHISTLAKVRHIGYIVSGLINDLKQQGLATQMFDETFKWAERKGIRRLELTVITTNKPAVNFYEKVGFKIEGIKHKSVYMDGHFFDEFYMSMMLNEFYNTESENIW; translated from the coding sequence ATGCGAATTGAAAGAATTTGTCCAAATGAAGCGGAAGCGCTTTATGATTGTATGAGAAAAATTGATGAAGAGTCCCAATATATGCTCTATTTACCAGATGAAAGAAATTTCGATAAAGAACGTTTTATAGATGACATAAAGCGCAATTTTTATATTGGTGTCAAGTCGGAAAATAACCAAATCTTAGGTTATTTATCAGTACATATTAGTACATTAGCAAAGGTGAGGCATATTGGTTACATTGTTAGTGGATTAATCAATGATTTGAAACAACAAGGTTTAGCGACGCAAATGTTTGATGAAACTTTTAAATGGGCTGAACGCAAAGGCATCAGAAGGTTGGAATTAACAGTGATTACTACTAATAAACCCGCTGTAAATTTTTATGAAAAGGTAGGCTTTAAGATTGAAGGGATTAAACATAAGTCTGTTTATATGGATGGCCATTTTTTTGATGAATTTTATATGTCTATGATGTTGAATGAATTCTATAATACTGAGTCTGAAAATATATGGTAG
- a CDS encoding ArgE/DapE family deacylase: protein MSKFTDSEKVQILEDLVTIKSVNDHEMQVCEYLKDLLSQHGIESKIIKINDTRANLVAEIGTEGPVLGISGHMDVVSEGDINKWTFDPFKLTEVDGKLYGRGAADMKSGLAALVLSMIDIHDKNLLEYGRIRLLATAGEEIVGEGAKTFQQEGYMKDVEALVIAEPSQDRIIYAHKGSMDIRVISRGKAAHSSMPQLGFNAISPLVKFVYKADEGFTKFDKNNDLLGNPIMNATIFNGGNQVNSIPEHAESEFNIRTIPEHDNDQFITYFDEILKQVETDNTDIEIDTYMSRPPVYTTGKNRLATLAHDLGLKYLNTDLPYEASPGVTDASDLLVDKDEDFSFIMYGPGLVSQAHQVDEYVEKDSYFKFIDLYTEFFPTYLKNLK, encoded by the coding sequence ATGAGTAAATTTACAGATAGTGAAAAGGTTCAAATTTTGGAGGATTTAGTGACAATCAAATCCGTAAATGACCATGAAATGCAAGTTTGTGAATACTTAAAAGACTTATTATCCCAACACGGTATCGAATCAAAAATAATTAAAATCAATGATACGAGAGCCAACTTAGTTGCAGAGATTGGAACCGAAGGGCCTGTTTTAGGTATTTCTGGTCATATGGATGTCGTATCTGAAGGCGATATTAATAAATGGACATTTGATCCATTTAAATTGACTGAAGTAGATGGCAAACTATATGGTCGTGGAGCAGCCGATATGAAATCTGGATTAGCTGCTTTAGTATTAAGCATGATTGATATTCATGATAAAAACTTATTAGAATACGGGCGGATCAGACTATTAGCCACTGCAGGAGAAGAAATTGTTGGTGAAGGGGCTAAAACTTTCCAACAAGAAGGTTACATGAAAGATGTAGAAGCACTAGTTATTGCAGAACCTTCACAAGATAGAATCATCTATGCACATAAGGGTTCTATGGACATTCGCGTTATTTCAAGAGGAAAGGCTGCCCACAGCTCTATGCCACAATTAGGGTTTAATGCGATATCACCTTTAGTGAAATTTGTATATAAAGCGGATGAAGGGTTCACGAAATTTGATAAAAATAATGATTTATTAGGTAACCCAATCATGAACGCTACAATTTTCAATGGTGGCAATCAAGTAAACTCTATACCAGAACATGCTGAATCTGAGTTTAACATTCGCACTATTCCAGAACATGACAATGACCAATTCATAACTTATTTCGACGAAATTTTAAAACAAGTTGAAACCGATAATACAGACATAGAAATTGATACGTATATGTCTAGACCTCCTGTTTATACTACCGGTAAAAATAGACTAGCGACACTAGCCCATGATTTAGGATTAAAATATTTAAATACAGATTTACCTTACGAAGCATCGCCAGGAGTTACAGATGCTTCTGACTTATTAGTTGATAAAGATGAAGATTTTTCATTTATCATGTACGGCCCTGGCCTAGTAAGTCAGGCACATCAAGTAGACGAATATGTTGAAAAAGATAGCTACTTCAAATTCATTGATTTATACACAGAATTTTTCCCTACTTACTTAAAAAATCTAAAATAA
- a CDS encoding AraC family transcriptional regulator, with protein MNNEMVIGNNREEYIRYPDYQWKHVILRTTLNQTLLGHIPLHWHHALQFVYVINGTVKINIAENTIILKERDGIFINANIVHEVHDIVEGSTFYCWNIEQPSITNFIEYKYVNYIIELTNQVPYIYLSFDHKQQRVLLEIIEYTGMIYEKQEDLYQLEITIQFYSAIKWLLHHVPGYIDDLTYNFDSRVKQIIEYIHEYYSNKITLQQLSGVIHMSEAETIKLFKRATKQTPFEYLQKTRLEASIYQLNHKAKYTITDIAMQCGFSTTSYFIKLFKDTYGMTPKQYQKFQLQS; from the coding sequence ATGAATAACGAAATGGTCATAGGAAATAATAGAGAAGAATATATAAGATATCCAGACTATCAATGGAAGCATGTTATTCTACGTACTACTTTAAACCAAACACTATTAGGTCATATACCTTTACATTGGCATCATGCTTTACAATTCGTCTATGTAATTAACGGCACAGTAAAAATAAATATTGCTGAGAATACTATAATATTAAAGGAAAGAGACGGTATATTTATAAATGCCAATATTGTGCATGAGGTTCACGATATCGTTGAAGGCAGTACGTTTTATTGCTGGAATATTGAGCAACCTAGCATTACAAACTTTATTGAGTATAAATATGTAAATTATATTATTGAGTTAACAAACCAAGTTCCATATATATATTTATCATTTGATCATAAGCAGCAACGAGTACTTTTAGAAATAATTGAATATACAGGTATGATTTATGAAAAGCAAGAAGACTTGTATCAGCTTGAAATCACAATACAATTTTATAGCGCTATTAAATGGTTGTTACATCACGTGCCAGGCTATATAGATGATTTAACTTACAATTTTGATAGTCGCGTTAAACAAATAATTGAATATATACACGAGTATTACTCAAACAAAATAACGTTACAACAACTAAGTGGAGTTATTCATATGAGTGAAGCGGAAACGATAAAGTTATTTAAGAGGGCAACTAAACAAACGCCATTTGAATATTTGCAAAAAACAAGGCTAGAGGCTAGCATTTATCAGTTAAATCATAAAGCAAAATATACAATTACAGATATTGCCATGCAATGTGGATTCTCTACCACGAGTTATTTTATAAAATTATTTAAGGACACATATGGCATGACTCCAAAACAATATCAAAAGTTCCAATTGCAGTCATAA